From one Sphingobacteriales bacterium genomic stretch:
- a CDS encoding acetolactate synthase, translated as MKAYKIVFISHNQPVLIGRFMLIFSRRRVDVTNFSFSKINDNDGEFTIEFNAEEWAAENILKQVQKQIDIFEAKLILL; from the coding sequence ATGAAAGCATATAAAATTGTATTTATTTCTCACAATCAGCCGGTGCTGATTGGACGATTTATGCTTATCTTTTCCCGAAGAAGGGTGGATGTCACCAATTTTTCTTTCAGTAAGATAAATGACAACGATGGTGAATTTACCATAGAGTTTAATGCGGAAGAGTGGGCAGCGGAAAACATATTAAAACAGGTTCAAAAACAAATAGATATCTTTGAAGCAAAATTGATTCTGTTATAA
- the ilvC gene encoding ketol-acid reductoisomerase, translating into MAVMNFGGVEENVVTRDEFPLAKAKDVLKDEVIAVIGYGVQGPGQALNLRDNGFHVIVGQRKPSKSWDKAEKDGFVPGKTLFEPEEALEKGTIIMYLLSDAAQIELWPTVKKHLTAGKALYFSHGFGITYKERTGIIPPADVDVILTAPKGSGTSLRRLFLEGKGLNSSYAIFQDATGKAHDRTIALGIGIGSGYLFETTFQKEVYSDLTGERGVLMGALAGIMEAQYKVLRENGHSPSEAFNETVEELTESLIKLVSENGMDWMYGNCSTTAQRGALDWKGPFREAVLPVFKELYAKVAAGEEAQRSIDTNSQPDYREKLEVELAEIRNSEMWQAGKAVRSLRPGK; encoded by the coding sequence ATGGCAGTAATGAATTTCGGCGGAGTAGAAGAAAACGTGGTTACCCGCGATGAATTTCCGTTGGCAAAAGCGAAAGATGTATTAAAAGACGAAGTAATCGCCGTTATCGGATACGGTGTGCAGGGTCCTGGACAGGCATTGAATTTACGCGACAACGGTTTCCATGTGATTGTGGGACAGCGCAAACCTTCTAAATCTTGGGATAAGGCAGAAAAAGACGGTTTCGTTCCGGGCAAAACCTTATTTGAGCCGGAAGAAGCACTGGAAAAAGGTACCATCATCATGTACCTGTTGTCAGATGCCGCTCAGATTGAACTATGGCCGACCGTGAAAAAACACTTGACCGCGGGAAAAGCATTGTATTTTTCTCACGGGTTCGGTATTACCTACAAAGAACGCACCGGCATCATCCCGCCGGCCGATGTGGATGTCATCTTAACGGCACCCAAAGGTTCCGGCACCTCCCTGAGACGTTTGTTCCTGGAAGGAAAAGGCCTGAACTCTTCCTATGCTATTTTTCAGGATGCTACCGGCAAAGCGCATGACAGAACCATTGCATTAGGCATCGGTATCGGCTCCGGCTATTTGTTTGAAACCACTTTCCAGAAAGAGGTCTATTCCGACTTAACCGGTGAGCGCGGTGTGCTGATGGGTGCCTTGGCGGGTATCATGGAAGCGCAATACAAGGTGTTGAGGGAAAACGGCCATTCACCGTCAGAAGCATTCAATGAAACGGTGGAGGAATTGACTGAATCACTGATTAAACTGGTGTCTGAAAACGGAATGGACTGGATGTATGGCAACTGCTCTACAACGGCACAGCGCGGGGCATTGGACTGGAAAGGCCCTTTCCGTGAAGCGGTATTGCCGGTATTCAAAGAGCTGTATGCAAAAGTGGCAGCCGGTGAAGAAGCTCAACGTTCGATTGATACCAACTCTCAACCTGACTACAGGGAAAAACTGGAAGTGGAGCTGGCAGAAATAAGAAATTCAGAAATGTGGCAGGCAGGTAAAGCGGTAAGAAGCCTCCGCCCGGGAAAATAA
- a CDS encoding fibrobacter succinogenes major paralogous domain-containing protein produces the protein MKRKSSLVLLSITILIAGLFGCKKDSTDNTPINGGVVFTSQLVFISTTNVTEEQYTATLGDVNVSVLKINDTVAVFQVPGSFAVGNTKLSIPDLNNLIVNYEVKMTVLANTPDIVLKELFDNIDVFLGGIGSGADDTYVQSVLSSLDEFYSTATAADKTKMAIYYQANKELFNGIINDDFTLQRMGSLGECTVTLLKFVVTSFPFAAGVAVAWLAPDPVEKLLAVVVASIGWRYTKLHYVEFTDCLMKAVNFVIDGISSSVNGRILNSYINYTDDIALSSSFSNIGRGVIAGDRGASAGVDKFFTTYDLVNSSISRLNTIITFVNDNVLFTDIDLVDPFVVAGSNTESEASVTEEVFNAMSFSVASSNVSIKSKSFSDGNINLTLKINDPAAVSGDYIDTELNYSYSDYFNSISGKFLIRVNKGGCDGPSTVTDIDGNVYNVVKIGNQCWMKENLKTTRYNDGSAIPTGLSNTAWEATTNGAYAIYDNNAANNTTYGKLYNWYAVNTGKLAPAGWHVPTDAEWTTLTTYLGGVRVAGGPMKATTLWASPNVGATNSSGFTGLPAGYRAAMVRSSTLGTQVTFGLLRRPIQTMQGAAI, from the coding sequence ATGAAAAGAAAGTCATCTCTCGTCTTATTATCCATCACCATCCTGATTGCCGGCCTATTCGGCTGTAAGAAAGATTCTACGGATAACACACCCATAAACGGCGGGGTGGTATTTACCTCACAATTGGTTTTCATATCTACGACAAATGTAACAGAAGAACAGTATACGGCTACTTTAGGCGATGTGAATGTCAGTGTTTTGAAGATTAACGATACGGTTGCAGTGTTTCAGGTGCCCGGAAGCTTCGCAGTTGGTAATACAAAATTGAGCATACCTGATTTAAACAACCTGATAGTAAATTACGAAGTAAAAATGACGGTTCTTGCCAATACGCCTGATATTGTTCTGAAAGAACTGTTCGACAACATAGATGTTTTCCTTGGCGGCATAGGCTCAGGAGCGGATGACACGTATGTGCAGTCTGTTCTAAGCAGCCTGGATGAATTTTACAGCACAGCCACTGCAGCGGATAAGACGAAAATGGCCATCTATTATCAGGCGAACAAGGAATTATTCAATGGTATCATAAATGATGACTTCACCTTGCAGAGGATGGGTAGTTTAGGTGAATGCACAGTCACTTTGCTTAAATTTGTAGTTACTTCGTTTCCATTCGCTGCAGGAGTGGCAGTAGCCTGGCTGGCGCCGGATCCGGTTGAGAAGCTGTTAGCAGTCGTAGTGGCATCAATTGGGTGGCGCTATACCAAACTGCATTATGTGGAATTTACAGACTGTCTGATGAAAGCAGTTAATTTTGTGATTGACGGGATATCATCTTCCGTTAACGGACGCATCTTAAATTCATACATCAATTACACAGATGACATAGCATTAAGTTCCTCGTTTTCCAACATCGGCAGAGGCGTAATAGCAGGAGACAGAGGCGCATCTGCCGGAGTGGACAAATTTTTTACGACTTATGATTTGGTCAACTCGTCCATCAGCAGGCTAAATACAATCATCACATTTGTAAATGATAATGTATTGTTTACGGATATCGATCTTGTCGATCCTTTTGTTGTAGCTGGAAGTAATACCGAATCTGAAGCAAGTGTAACAGAAGAGGTATTTAATGCCATGAGTTTTTCCGTGGCATCTTCGAATGTTTCCATAAAATCAAAAAGCTTTAGTGACGGCAATATAAATCTTACCCTGAAGATAAATGATCCAGCTGCAGTTTCCGGAGATTATATCGATACCGAGTTGAATTATTCCTATTCCGATTACTTTAATAGTATTAGCGGAAAATTTCTGATTAGGGTGAATAAAGGAGGCTGCGATGGACCTTCTACCGTAACTGATATAGATGGCAATGTATATAATGTAGTAAAAATAGGCAACCAGTGCTGGATGAAAGAAAACCTAAAAACCACGCGTTACAATGATGGCAGCGCCATACCTACAGGTTTAAGTAATACAGCCTGGGAAGCCACCACAAACGGAGCATATGCCATTTATGATAACAATGCAGCAAACAATACCACTTATGGTAAATTATACAACTGGTATGCAGTAAACACCGGCAAATTGGCACCTGCCGGCTGGCATGTACCTACCGATGCAGAATGGACAACCTTAACAACCTATTTAGGTGGAGTTCGAGTAGCAGGTGGCCCTATGAAAGCTACCACTTTATGGGCCAGCCCAAATGTAGGAGCAACGAACAGCAGCGGTTTTACAGGTCTTCCTGCCGGTTACCGGGCGGCAATGGTACGTTCATCTACATTGGGAACACAGGTTACTTTTGGTCTTCTACGGAGGCCAATACAAACAATGCAAGGGGCCGCTATCTGA
- a CDS encoding GIY-YIG nuclease family protein has product MQRGGCVYILTNKNKTTLYVGVTADLFGRIQEHKCGLNKYSFSYKYNLHYLIYYEFFSRIEEAIAREKEIKKWRREKKENLINSMNPQWNDLIDSEDI; this is encoded by the coding sequence ATGCAAAGAGGCGGTTGCGTATACATACTTACCAATAAGAATAAAACAACCTTATATGTAGGAGTTACTGCAGATTTATTTGGCAGAATTCAGGAACATAAATGTGGTTTAAATAAATATAGCTTCAGCTATAAATACAATCTACATTATTTGATTTACTATGAATTCTTTTCAAGGATTGAAGAAGCTATTGCACGAGAAAAAGAAATAAAAAAATGGCGGCGTGAGAAGAAAGAAAATTTAATTAATTCGATGAATCCTCAATGGAATGATTTGATTGATAGTGAAGATATATGA
- a CDS encoding SRPBCC family protein, whose amino-acid sequence MSLHSLKSTQKLPIDLDKAWDFFSSPANQKTITPDYMSFKVTSEDAEAKIFPGMIISYVVRPVLHLPMEWVTEITHMKEREYFVDEQRFGPYSLWHHKHFFKAIDGGVEMTDVVHYKIPFGLVGDLANKIFIRKKLLEIFDYRTQKLTELFGKI is encoded by the coding sequence ATGAGCTTACATAGCCTGAAAAGCACACAGAAACTGCCGATTGACCTGGACAAAGCCTGGGATTTTTTCTCCTCGCCGGCAAACCAGAAAACAATCACACCGGATTACATGAGTTTCAAAGTAACCTCGGAAGACGCCGAGGCAAAGATTTTTCCGGGCATGATTATCAGTTATGTTGTCCGGCCTGTGCTGCACCTGCCCATGGAGTGGGTGACGGAAATAACCCATATGAAAGAAAGGGAATATTTTGTGGATGAACAACGGTTCGGGCCTTACAGCCTCTGGCATCATAAGCATTTTTTCAAAGCCATTGACGGCGGCGTGGAGATGACAGATGTCGTCCATTATAAAATTCCGTTCGGGCTTGTCGGCGATCTCGCCAATAAGATCTTTATCCGTAAGAAGCTGCTGGAAATATTCGATTACCGCACCCAAAAACTCACCGAACTATTTGGAAAAATATAG
- a CDS encoding S8 family peptidase: protein MVKNKYILSFLLFIPLFSFAESNLKKFIVYFKDKPSDIQIESLFSAKAMEKRKLYQLPFDYRDYPVDNSYIEQLKQQGMKVLTVSNWLNAAVVETSAHLKSLKKKPFISDVVLIPNTHGSSIAHVQHIETCEEIQDFEDGYVNSFAQFHMLNGEYLHEQGFNGEDMTIAICDAGFQNANVNPAFSALFSENRVLGTYDYVNGDSTVFEPTVHYHGSNCLSFIAGKKDNQYLGASSRSDFYLFQTEYEPTERLQEEFNLATALERCAQLGVDVVSISLGYLDVFDVPSENHDTSDLRKNNTPAARAVNIAASKGMLVVVAAGNEGAHPWRYITTPADADSAFAIGAVDINGVVASFSSYGLPNETRVKPNVAAIGKGAYYINSTGNVVGGGNGTSYATPVIAGFSACLWQAFPSKSAWEIKTAVEQSASQYLTPDDRIGYGIPDFKKAYSILAAPSFVSDAQLEKDFLIYPNPFHQTILINNLGNTTIQSVQIYNQLGQMVYSQDTPASMSLELGAFPDGMYLIQITTAKGILLKKLIKD from the coding sequence ATGGTAAAGAATAAATACATTTTATCTTTCTTATTATTCATTCCACTCTTCAGTTTTGCAGAAAGCAATCTTAAGAAATTTATTGTCTATTTTAAAGATAAACCTTCCGATATTCAGATAGAATCCCTTTTCTCCGCCAAAGCCATGGAGAAAAGAAAGCTGTATCAGCTACCTTTTGACTATAGAGATTATCCTGTCGATAATTCATATATAGAACAATTGAAACAGCAAGGGATGAAGGTATTAACCGTCTCAAACTGGCTGAATGCAGCCGTGGTGGAAACGTCTGCACACCTTAAATCTCTTAAAAAGAAACCATTTATTTCAGACGTTGTTTTAATACCGAACACACATGGTTCGTCAATAGCCCATGTTCAGCATATTGAAACATGTGAAGAAATACAGGACTTTGAAGATGGTTATGTGAATTCATTTGCACAGTTTCACATGCTGAACGGAGAGTACCTGCATGAACAGGGCTTTAATGGAGAAGATATGACCATAGCCATTTGCGATGCCGGATTTCAGAATGCCAATGTGAATCCTGCTTTCAGTGCGTTATTTTCCGAAAACAGGGTGTTGGGTACCTATGATTATGTCAACGGTGATTCCACCGTATTCGAACCTACTGTCCATTATCATGGCTCCAATTGCTTATCTTTTATTGCCGGAAAAAAAGATAATCAATATCTGGGCGCATCTTCCAGATCAGATTTTTATTTATTTCAGACGGAATACGAACCTACGGAACGGCTGCAGGAAGAATTTAACCTGGCAACAGCATTGGAGCGTTGTGCACAGCTGGGTGTGGATGTAGTCAGCATTTCTTTAGGCTATCTGGATGTGTTTGATGTTCCATCAGAAAATCACGATACGTCTGATTTGAGAAAAAATAATACCCCTGCTGCCAGGGCTGTGAATATTGCAGCGTCCAAAGGTATGCTGGTAGTGGTGGCTGCCGGAAATGAGGGTGCTCATCCCTGGAGATACATCACAACTCCCGCCGATGCGGACAGTGCCTTTGCAATCGGTGCGGTAGATATCAATGGTGTGGTTGCCTCATTCAGCAGTTACGGATTGCCGAACGAAACCCGCGTGAAACCGAATGTGGCAGCGATAGGGAAAGGGGCTTATTATATAAATTCAACCGGAAATGTGGTGGGTGGCGGAAACGGTACTTCCTATGCGACACCTGTAATTGCAGGGTTTTCAGCCTGTCTGTGGCAGGCATTCCCATCTAAAAGCGCCTGGGAAATTAAGACCGCTGTAGAACAGAGTGCATCCCAATACCTGACTCCTGATGACCGGATTGGCTATGGTATTCCGGATTTTAAGAAAGCCTATTCTATTTTAGCGGCACCATCTTTTGTTTCAGATGCACAACTGGAAAAAGACTTTCTCATATATCCCAATCCTTTCCATCAAACAATCCTAATCAATAATCTGGGTAATACCACCATTCAATCCGTTCAAATCTACAATCAGCTTGGACAGATGGTGTATTCTCAGGATACTCCTGCATCCATGTCTTTAGAGTTGGGCGCTTTTCCCGACGGGATGTATTTAATCCAGATAACTACAGCGAAAGGGATTCTTCTGAAAAAATTAATTAAGGATTAA
- a CDS encoding TonB-dependent receptor, which yields MKFLCLLPFVFVFLFVHTVFSQEDKAERYTISGYLKDVKNGEVLIGANVYVQGNNALGATTNLYGFYSLLLPKGKYQIAFSYLGFNTKITDVELDKETRLNVELSDDAKVLDEVVVTDERKDENVRTTVMGKEELSIERIKSIPAFMGEVDIIKALQLLPGVQAAGEGNSGIYVRGGGPDQNLVLLDDAIVYNTGHLFGFFSVFNSDAVKNTTLYKGVMPANFGGRLSSVIDVQMKEGNSKRFELQGGIGIISSRLTFQGPLQKQYSTKKNKGSFLISGRRTYLFDIIQPLIKKTDFAGTNYYFYDLNIKANYQFSDKDRLYISGYFGRDVFTYNSSQNQTKVKIPWGNATATVRYNHLFNDKVFMNMSFIFNDYKFNFSGEQLDLAFNASSGVRDYNLKFDFDYYINTKHKLKFGTSYTHHRMSPIQATARSGETDFENSINKRYSHEIAMYVDHEYDLNEHLKFDFGFRLSLFQHIGPFTEVKGDNISGYDSTVYKRGKPIKTYVGPEPRFSMRYAFGKDNSIKFGTGLNYQYIHLVSNSNSTLPTDVWVQSSNVVKPQMALQYSVGYFRNFKDDMFEASIELYFKHLWNQIEYSQYYVQELNVDQETGYVFGKGKAYGAEFFIKKRTGKLNGWIGYTISRSDRTFKELNDGKTFPAKFDRTHDVSMNINYDISKVWSVGATWVYATGNAFTLPNELYFIEFGYACLDLSLTISPIPKRKPNRRWRSSYNFSIYNVYNRKNTYFIYYKTEGSLVSGNLKFTPVNVSLFPVIPSFTWNFKF from the coding sequence ATGAAATTCCTTTGTCTGCTGCCTTTTGTTTTTGTTTTTCTGTTTGTCCATACTGTTTTTTCACAGGAGGATAAGGCGGAAAGGTATACGATCAGCGGTTACCTTAAAGATGTAAAGAATGGGGAGGTGCTGATTGGCGCCAATGTATATGTACAGGGCAATAACGCTTTGGGTGCTACCACCAATCTTTATGGATTCTATTCTTTGCTGTTGCCAAAAGGTAAATATCAGATAGCTTTTTCTTACCTGGGATTCAATACAAAAATTACGGATGTGGAGTTAGACAAAGAGACAAGACTTAATGTCGAGTTATCGGATGATGCTAAAGTTCTGGATGAAGTGGTGGTAACGGATGAGCGTAAAGACGAAAATGTCCGTACAACGGTTATGGGCAAAGAAGAACTTTCCATAGAAAGGATTAAATCCATTCCGGCGTTTATGGGCGAGGTGGACATCATCAAGGCGCTGCAGCTGCTGCCGGGAGTACAGGCAGCAGGAGAGGGCAATTCAGGAATATATGTGCGCGGAGGCGGCCCTGACCAGAATTTAGTGTTGTTAGACGATGCGATTGTTTATAATACCGGACATTTATTTGGTTTCTTTTCGGTGTTCAATTCCGATGCAGTAAAAAACACAACCTTGTATAAGGGCGTAATGCCGGCTAATTTCGGAGGCCGTTTATCATCGGTCATTGATGTGCAGATGAAAGAGGGAAACTCGAAGCGTTTTGAATTACAGGGCGGAATTGGAATTATATCTTCCAGGCTGACTTTCCAGGGGCCCCTTCAAAAACAATATTCCACCAAAAAGAATAAGGGTTCGTTTTTAATTTCTGGAAGACGAACCTATCTTTTTGATATCATCCAGCCACTGATCAAGAAAACTGATTTTGCAGGCACCAATTATTATTTCTATGATCTGAACATCAAGGCAAATTATCAGTTTTCGGATAAGGACAGACTGTATATCAGCGGGTATTTTGGCAGGGATGTGTTTACCTATAATTCCAGCCAGAACCAGACGAAAGTGAAAATACCATGGGGCAATGCAACCGCTACCGTTCGCTATAATCATTTGTTCAACGACAAGGTGTTCATGAATATGTCGTTTATCTTTAATGATTATAAATTTAATTTTTCCGGTGAACAGTTGGATCTGGCCTTCAATGCCAGTTCCGGCGTAAGAGATTATAATTTGAAATTTGATTTTGACTATTATATCAACACCAAACATAAATTAAAATTCGGGACATCCTATACGCATCACCGGATGTCGCCCATACAGGCTACCGCCCGATCCGGAGAGACGGATTTTGAGAACAGTATCAACAAACGCTATTCACATGAGATTGCCATGTATGTTGATCATGAATATGATTTGAATGAACACCTGAAGTTTGATTTCGGATTCAGGTTAAGTTTGTTTCAGCATATCGGCCCCTTTACCGAAGTCAAAGGAGATAATATCAGCGGATATGACAGCACCGTCTATAAACGAGGCAAGCCCATAAAAACCTATGTTGGCCCGGAGCCGCGTTTCAGTATGCGCTATGCTTTCGGAAAAGACAACTCCATTAAATTCGGAACCGGATTGAATTATCAGTATATCCATCTGGTATCCAATTCGAACAGTACGCTGCCGACCGATGTTTGGGTGCAAAGTTCCAATGTTGTCAAACCGCAGATGGCATTACAGTATTCAGTAGGTTATTTCAGGAATTTTAAAGATGATATGTTTGAGGCTTCTATTGAGTTGTATTTTAAACATCTCTGGAATCAGATTGAATACAGTCAGTATTATGTCCAGGAATTGAATGTAGATCAGGAAACCGGTTATGTGTTTGGAAAAGGAAAGGCATACGGAGCTGAATTTTTTATTAAGAAAAGGACCGGAAAACTGAACGGATGGATAGGTTATACCATTTCGCGCAGTGACCGGACATTCAAGGAATTAAACGACGGCAAGACTTTCCCGGCAAAATTTGACCGTACGCACGATGTTTCCATGAATATAAATTATGATATAAGCAAGGTTTGGAGCGTAGGGGCAACCTGGGTGTATGCAACGGGAAATGCCTTTACATTGCCCAATGAATTGTATTTTATAGAATTTGGGTACGCATGTTTGGATTTATCCCTGACAATAAGTCCGATACCCAAAAGAAAACCAAACAGAAGATGGAGATCCAGCTATAATTTTTCCATTTATAATGTATATAACCGAAAAAACACCTATTTCATCTATTATAAAACAGAAGGAAGTCTGGTCAGTGGGAATTTAAAGTTTACGCCCGTCAATGTTTCTTTGTTTCCCGTTATTCCTTCCTTCACCTGGAATTTTAAGTTTTAA
- a CDS encoding DUF4249 domain-containing protein, with amino-acid sequence MKSIFHKLLLLLPLAAILISCEKEIDLNIQPPADAVVVEGHIENGLPPYVLLTRNSAFFGNININDISSYFISGASITVLTDDDSVQLVEYNTALLQLLPDSLAIALAAQFGLSIQSAADFPPITIYTVALSDTDFTGKVGKQYDLRIRLNDKIITAATTIPKPVYFDSLWLQPHPNPLYVDSFFQVYGRLKDPIEPGNYYRYFSKADNEPFLISDQSVFDDAFINGKKFNIFIPKGYPVGSKRSTNFNTSGYWTISDSVCTVKLCMIDKPHYDFWRTLESNRIRQGNPFGAVVFVKSNVNGALGVWGGYGSITGSFRRI; translated from the coding sequence ATGAAGAGTATTTTCCACAAGCTTCTATTATTACTGCCTCTGGCAGCTATCCTGATTTCATGTGAAAAGGAAATAGATTTAAATATCCAGCCTCCTGCAGATGCAGTGGTTGTTGAAGGACATATCGAAAACGGACTTCCACCGTATGTGCTGCTTACCAGGAATTCTGCATTTTTCGGCAATATCAATATCAATGACATCTCCTCTTATTTCATCAGCGGTGCATCCATTACCGTGCTGACTGATGATGATTCGGTTCAGCTGGTTGAATATAATACAGCACTTTTACAGCTGCTTCCGGACTCATTGGCCATCGCATTGGCTGCACAGTTCGGACTGTCTATTCAAAGTGCTGCAGATTTTCCTCCGATTACAATATATACCGTTGCCTTATCAGATACCGATTTTACCGGTAAAGTGGGCAAGCAGTATGATTTGCGTATTCGGTTAAATGATAAGATCATTACCGCCGCAACAACCATTCCTAAACCGGTTTATTTTGATTCGCTGTGGCTTCAGCCGCATCCCAATCCATTGTATGTGGATTCATTTTTTCAGGTATATGGCAGATTGAAAGATCCGATTGAACCCGGCAATTATTACCGTTATTTTTCCAAAGCAGACAATGAACCATTTCTGATAAGTGATCAGTCTGTATTTGACGATGCCTTTATAAACGGGAAGAAGTTTAATATTTTTATTCCGAAAGGGTATCCGGTAGGATCAAAGCGCAGCACAAACTTTAACACCAGCGGGTACTGGACTATCAGCGATTCTGTGTGTACGGTTAAGCTTTGTATGATTGATAAGCCGCATTACGATTTCTGGCGCACCCTAGAGAGTAACCGAATACGCCAGGGTAATCCGTTCGGGGCCGTGGTATTTGTAAAATCAAATGTGAATGGCGCACTGGGTGTGTGGGGCGGATATGGCAGCATCACGGGCAGTTTCAGGCGGATTTGA
- a CDS encoding amino acid permease has protein sequence MSLKDLFRTKPINAILKEADLHPDVIESHGSAEGLHRNLSAVDLTALGIAAIIGAGIFSTVGSACFDGGPAVIFLFIGIAVACGFSALCYAEFASRIPIAGSAYTYSYAVFGEMIAWIIGWDLLLEYAIGNVTVAIAWSGNFVNFLQGFGIHLPGYLTTSFLEAKNNIPELWASAPRFLGIPIILNIPAFIINIFITVLVYVGIKESKNFANGMVIFKVLVIIGVIIIGIFYVHPGNWIPFAPNGAVGVLKGVSAVFFAYIGFDAISTTAEECKNPQRDLPRGMIYSLILSTLLYVSVALVLTGMVHYSKLNTEAFLATAFKSVGLNWIGGVVAFSALIATASVMLVFQIGQPRIWMSMSRDGLLPQKFATVHPRFKTPTFATIVTGLLVGIPCLFLDADLVTDMCSIGTLFAFILVCGGVIILQQKDNKHAADNRLSKPKFKTPFVSGKYIVPVLTVTAFLLFFSQQDSLSEIFPFQNGFNVWQHQIPFWLFLLLSVFVSIKTYMKNWSVIPVLGFLSCSYLLSTLGVVNWLRFIIWLALGLIIYFLYGIKNSKLRKN, from the coding sequence ATGTCTTTGAAAGATTTATTTCGCACCAAACCGATAAATGCCATATTGAAGGAAGCGGATCTGCATCCTGATGTTATTGAGTCACATGGCAGTGCGGAAGGGTTGCACCGGAACCTGAGCGCTGTGGATCTGACGGCATTAGGGATAGCAGCCATCATTGGTGCCGGTATTTTTTCTACTGTCGGAAGTGCGTGTTTTGATGGAGGACCTGCCGTCATTTTCCTGTTTATCGGTATTGCGGTTGCCTGTGGGTTTTCCGCTCTCTGCTATGCTGAATTTGCTTCCCGCATCCCGATTGCCGGCAGTGCCTATACCTATTCGTATGCAGTATTCGGTGAGATGATAGCCTGGATTATCGGATGGGACTTGTTGCTGGAATATGCCATCGGCAATGTTACGGTCGCAATAGCCTGGAGCGGAAATTTTGTCAATTTCCTGCAGGGGTTCGGAATCCATTTGCCCGGATACCTGACGACCAGTTTTTTGGAAGCTAAGAATAATATTCCTGAATTATGGGCTTCAGCACCAAGGTTCTTGGGTATACCAATTATCTTGAATATTCCGGCATTTATCATCAATATATTCATAACTGTACTGGTGTATGTCGGAATCAAAGAGTCTAAGAATTTTGCCAACGGCATGGTGATCTTCAAGGTTTTGGTAATTATAGGGGTCATAATTATCGGTATTTTTTATGTGCATCCCGGAAATTGGATACCCTTCGCTCCAAATGGTGCTGTCGGGGTATTGAAAGGTGTTTCAGCTGTTTTCTTTGCATACATTGGCTTTGATGCCATATCTACCACTGCGGAAGAGTGCAAAAACCCGCAACGTGATTTGCCCCGCGGTATGATCTATTCCTTAATACTGTCAACGCTGCTCTATGTTTCCGTGGCTTTGGTACTTACGGGTATGGTGCATTATTCAAAATTAAATACGGAAGCGTTTCTGGCAACTGCCTTCAAATCTGTCGGATTGAACTGGATAGGAGGGGTGGTTGCATTCAGTGCCCTGATCGCCACGGCCAGCGTCATGCTGGTTTTTCAGATTGGCCAACCACGAATATGGATGAGCATGAGCAGGGACGGATTATTGCCCCAAAAATTTGCTACCGTGCATCCGAGGTTTAAGACACCCACTTTTGCCACTATTGTAACAGGTCTTTTAGTGGGTATTCCCTGCTTATTCTTAGATGCGGATCTGGTAACGGATATGTGCAGCATTGGAACATTATTCGCCTTTATCCTGGTGTGCGGAGGTGTCATCATCTTACAGCAAAAGGACAATAAGCATGCAGCGGATAATCGTCTGTCAAAACCAAAATTTAAAACACCTTTTGTGAGCGGAAAGTATATTGTACCCGTTCTGACCGTCACAGCATTCCTGCTTTTTTTCAGCCAGCAAGACAGTTTATCCGAGATATTTCCGTTTCAAAATGGCTTTAATGTTTGGCAGCATCAGATACCTTTCTGGTTATTTTTGCTGCTTTCCGTTTTCGTTTCGATTAAAACATACATGAAGAATTGGTCCGTTATTCCGGTGCTGGGATTTTTAAGTTGTTCTTATCTGTTGTCTACTTTAGGAGTTGTCAACTGGCTGCGTTTCATCATTTGGCTTGCTCTCGGATTAATTATTTATTTCTTATATGGAATTAAAAACAGTAAATTACGTAAGAATTAA